Below is a window of Humulus lupulus chromosome 2, drHumLupu1.1, whole genome shotgun sequence DNA.
TAAAGCTCTTGTAACTGATAGGTAACCATTAAGATAACCATCATCAATATAACCACCCAACTCTTCAATTCGTTTGCGTTCGGGCAAGTAGGAAGGCTTATGATCTTGAGACATCTCAACTGCCTTTCCATTCTTACAAAGTACTGCTCGACAGTCACCTGCATTTGCAACTAGCAAGTGGCATCCAAGTAGCAAGGCAGTCAATGCTGTGGTTCCACACGAATTGTTAACACTACTCTCTTCAGCCAACGCAAGGTCTGCAAGCAAAAATGCTTTCCTATGAGAATTTTCCAAATCGCTTAAGAAAACATCATCGATGTCTGTCGTCTGTGGCAACTCAGAATCTTCGAAAAATAATCTCATAGCATTCCTCTTGATGTATGCAGCTGCTTCAGGACCTCCATGTCCGTCAAACACTGCATAAAAAGCACTTGGCATTGGACAACGAAAAGATCCCAGGTGGCCAGATAGATCATCAATTCGGATGTGTTCATCATCCATGGAATCTCTTGGTCCAATGTCAGCATGACTACCTGAACGAATATTTGGAACAAACTTGACTATAGAAGTCTCAACAACATCGCCTTGAATAGCGTCCGAGCAACTAGCAACCTAATGAAACAGCCCAAAGTAAGTTATGTTATATCTCAGGTGTATCAAAATCCGTCCATCCAGTTTCATAAATaagaaaaaattaaacaaataaacaaaaactTCTACAGTATAACAAGAAATCAAATTTTGTTGTGGTATATctccaatttattaattaagaaccAATTTTCCCCCTGTCCTCAAGACCCTGTAATCTATTATAGTAATTTATCAAGTATAAAAAAGTTCTTCCTTGACTTCCATGTATAGAAATACCAATGGAAggaaatatacattaaaaaaaaatctaattatagatcaaaaagataaaaaaaacctGTAAAGTATCTTCCAGCCCCTAAACGTAAACCTAGCATTACTAAGACATATTTCCAAAATCTGATCATGCACGTAGAAATCAAGGGGTAAAGGATCAAATCACAAAGTAAACATGGAAAGCGTGTACAGTTCATACCAATTCAAATCTTATCACTTATTCGAAATATAATCCCGAAGTTAACGAAAACTTCTTTTTTTCCAAAAGGAATAGTAAACCATCATCACCGCCTAAAGAAATCAAAACCCAAGACCCACTTATTGCTCTCCACCGAAATCTAATTCTAAGAGACACCCAAGTGAATTTTTCAAAAAATCTACGAACTCTAAACTACAAAATCTCAGCAAGAAAAACATTTTCaaatcaagaaaaaaaaacataaaaatcgggagagaagaagaaaaagaggaaaaaaaaaaaaagacctacCGATTCCAAGGTAGCGACATCAGAAGCCGGTGGCGGAGAGGAGGACAATTCAGCGAGTTCTTGCTCAGGAACACGCAGATGGTACTTGTCGAGCACCGGGATGCTGCTGGTCTGGGGGCATATGATCTCCGCCTCCACCACCATATTTTGCATAACCATCATCTCCAAACTCGAAAAATACTTGCAAAATCAAAATTAGGGTTTCTCagattcaaataaaaaaaattagggttttcttagtttttttttttttgttgttggttTCTCGGGCTCGCTCGCTCGCTCTGAATTTAACGGAACAATAATATCGCACGATTTTTATTTAGTGCGCGAAAATGAAAAGGCCGACCCATTATATATGGTGGAAACGGGATACTTTGGGGGCGCGTGGTGATCACCGACTGTAGCAGGTCATACTGCTCTAATATACCGCCACGTGTCTTGAGTTAGCGTGCCGGGCACGTGACCATCGTCGCACCTTAGCacaaaattacgaatataccctCTAGTGCTTGTTTCTGCGGCTAGAGAATACTAGGTGTTTGATGAAAGTTCCGATCCgagtaagaaaaaaaattaaaataaaattcctTTCCGATGGATTGCTTGTTAGATACGCAAGTGATGGAATTAAAGAGAACCGACATGGTAAGCTTTGTGCTTGAGCTTGACGCATATGATGATTTACCACCAAAAGAGAGAATTGAATTTGTGACTGTGATTGagacaaataatatttaatttcaGAGATAAGGATTAAGCAAgaaggacttttttttttttttttttttttttaaaatttaactgTGGTGGAAGAAGCAATTGCATCCCCTTTtccaacacttttttttttttttttttttttttctggttttgggtttttttaaatcattttttaatTGTTGTATTGCTTGTTAAACTAGCCCAAATGAATAACTTAATGGGATGTCGTTTTCGTTGAAAAGCCAAATAATGTTgataaatagaagaagaagaagaaaaagaaaaaaaagtatgtTTGGTATTGGTTAGTGGGGTTGCCAAGTCTTGATGCACTGAAGTTGGTTCAATTAATTAGTTTTGTGTTGGATTTTTCTACTAATTATGGTTCAATGAATTACTATTTATTTTACCTGTAACTTAAAGCCAAAAACACAAACCAAAACCAACTTTTACTTTAACCTCTCACACTACAACACACCACCAGCTAAGGCAAAAgttaaaaaaagagaaaaaggaagaagCTTTTCTCTCAAGTTTATCCACTATTTTAAGTCATTATTATCTTTTTTATTTCCAATAAAGTCCAAATATTTGCATCAAGATGATGTGTTGGTTTAACACTCTAAGCCCAGccttttaaataaattttaaaaggtTGAGACTTTGTGGACATTTATTGAAGGTAGATAGATGGTGGTTGATGACTTGGTGTTATTGGATTTCACATGTTAAATTTAGGTATAACATTCAATTTTGTTTTACTGTATTTCTAAATGttaaacacacacacacaactcaTGCATTAAACACTTTGTTTGATAAGGGGTCAGTTTTCAAACTGAAAATTCTATGACAGTTTTGTCAAAAAACATTTAAAacaagaaaatatattaatttgaGTATCCTATTATttgtctaaaaaataatttagtaCCTATTATGTAATTATTAGTATTTTAATATCTTGTATATTGTAAACCAAtttaaaattgtatatttttactaattttaaaaaatattatttataaataaaaaattataaatgtattttaaatctaaaaatatttataaaaaattttaccaaacaaaaaattgatcaaaaccagtaaaaatgtataattttgaaCTATttaactaaacaacaaaatccaAGACACAATTTCTTACTCAGATCAAACCTTTTGACCT
It encodes the following:
- the LOC133819597 gene encoding probable protein phosphatase 2C 2; this translates as MMVMQNMVVEAEIICPQTSSIPVLDKYHLRVPEQELAELSSSPPPASDVATLESVASCSDAIQGDVVETSIVKFVPNIRSGSHADIGPRDSMDDEHIRIDDLSGHLGSFRCPMPSAFYAVFDGHGGPEAAAYIKRNAMRLFFEDSELPQTTDIDDVFLSDLENSHRKAFLLADLALAEESSVNNSCGTTALTALLLGCHLLVANAGDCRAVLCKNGKAVEMSQDHKPSYLPERKRIEELGGYIDDGYLNGYLSVTRALGDWDMKSPLGSSSPLIAEPDVQQIMLTEDDEFLIIGCDGIWDVMSSQSAVSLVRRGLRRHDDPEQCARDLVREALLLNTSDNLTAIVICFSSPSRVYEPAPRRPRFRPCNLSDDARRRLKSLLEGN